The Mauremys reevesii isolate NIE-2019 linkage group 1, ASM1616193v1, whole genome shotgun sequence genome has a segment encoding these proteins:
- the LOC120368816 gene encoding olfactory receptor 52R1-like, which translates to MSDSNKTDFTNPSTFILLGIPGLEAAHIWISIPFCTMYAIALLGNFIILFIVKTEPSLHEPMYYFLCMLAVTDLVLSTSTVPKMLSNFWFNSREIDFSACLTQMYFIHSFFVMESGIFVAMAFDRYVAICHPLRYSTILTNPLVAKIGLAVVLRGIMVVLPYPFLARQSPYCRTNIIPHSYCEYIAVVKLACGDTRVSSYYGLFVVLCVRGLDMIFISVSYTQILRAIFSLPTKDARLKSLGTCSSHLCAILSFYIPALFSSLTHRFGHNVPLHFHVLIANVYLLVPPMLNPIIYGVRTKQIRDRLLWLFTHKGM; encoded by the coding sequence atgtcagattccaataaaaccgacttcaccaacccctccaccttcatcctgctgggcattcctggcctcgAAGCAGCCCATATCTGGATCTCCATTCCATTCTGCACCATGTACGCCATAGCCCTCTTGGGGAACTTCATCATCCTGTTCATCGTGAAAACGGAaccaagcctccatgagcccatgtactatttcctctgcatgctggctgtcaccgacctggtcctgtccacgtCCACCGTACCCAAAATGCTGAGTaacttctggttcaattccagggagatcgatttcagtgcctgcctcacccagatgtacttcattcactccTTCTTCgtgatggagtctgggatcttcgttgccatggcttttgatcgctacgtggccatctgccaccCGCTGAgatattccaccatcctgacaaaccccttggtggccaagattggcctggccgtggtgctgcgtgGCATCATGGTCGTAttgccctatcccttcctggcgaggcaatcgccatattgcagaaccaacatcattccCCACTCGTACTGCGAGTACATagccgtggtgaagctggcctgtggtGACACCCGTGTCAGTAGTTACTATGGACTCTTTGTGGTACTCTGTGTGAGGGGTCTGGATATGATTTTTATCTCtgtgtcctatacccagatcctcagggccatcttcagcctccccacaaaggacgcccggctcaagtctttggggacctgcagctcccacctttgTGCCATCTTAAGCTTTTACATCCCAGCTCTCTTCTCCTCACTCACACAccggtttggccacaatgtgcccctgcatttccacgTTCTCATTGCCAACGTGTacctcctggtgccccccatgctaaaccccatcatctatggggtgaggaccaaacagatccgggacaggttGCTctggctctttactcataaagggatGTAA